One Setaria viridis chromosome 5, Setaria_viridis_v4.0, whole genome shotgun sequence genomic region harbors:
- the LOC117857490 gene encoding universal stress protein PHOS32: protein MAGRIIGVAVDFSSCSKAALRWASTNLTRSGDKLILIHVNSSYQNEQGAVHLWEQSGSPLIPLAEFSDVTKTYGVSPDKETIEILTQVAHQRGIEVFAKVFYGDPAKKLYEAVDLVPLSCMVIGSRGLSTLKRALMGSVSTYIVNHAACPVTVVKENM from the exons ATGGCTGGGAGGATCATTGGCGTCGCGGTGGACTTCTCATCATGCAGCAAAGCAGCCCTGAGATGGGCATCAACGAACCTTACCAGGAGCGGTGATAAACTCATACTTATCCATGTGAACAGCTCCTATCAGAATGAACAAGGCGCAGTTCATCTCTGGGAACAGAGTGGTTCGC CACTCATCCCTCTGGCTGAGTTCTCAGATGTCACCAAGACTTACGGTGTGTCTCCAGACAAGGAGACAATTGAGATCCTCACTCAAGTGGCACATCAGAGAGGG ATTGAAGTTTTTGCGAAAGTATTCTACGGCGACCCTGCAAAGAAGCTGTATGAAGCAGTCGACCTGGTTCCCCTCAGCTGCATGGTTATCGGGAGTAGAGGGTTGAGCACGCTCAAGAG GGCTCTGATGGGCAGCGTGAGCACCTATATCGTCAACCACGCGGCC